The window TTGGACTTCACCTTGAACACTTTCATCATGCTCACGGATCACAGGTAAATCTAATTTCGCAAAAATCAGCGCTAAAATAGCCAAGGCGCCAGAAAGTAACAGGTATGGCAGTTTTACCACTTCGGCTTCGGCGCTCGCGTGGGCTAAATCGCTTGATACAGAACTGGCAACAGAAAGAATTAACATGGCACCAAAGAATGGTGCGACTGTTGTTCCTAACGCATTGAAAGCTTGCGTTAAATTCAAACGGCTCGAGGCAGTTTCGCTACTGCCTAAGGCGTTAACATAGGGGTTGGCTGCCACTTGTAGGATAGTGATGCCCGATGCTAGAACGAATAACGCGCCAAGAAACAGATTGTAGGTCGCTAGCGTGGCCGCTGGATAAAACAGCGCACAGCCAATACTCGCAATCACAAGACCGGTAACAATCCCCTTTTGATAACCCAGCTTTTTCACTAAGTTACCGGCGGGGATCGACACTAAGAAGTAAGCACCGAAGAAACAAAATTGGATCAACATGGCTTGAGTGTAATTCAGCGAAAACACCGCTTTAAGATGCGGGATCAGAATATCGTTCAAGCAAGTGATAAAACCCCACATAAAAAACAGTGAAGTCAATGAGATCAAGGCAAAACGATAACTGCCCGACCCATTTTCGCCAGTGCTGCTCGTGTAGCTACCGGTATTAATTGATGACGCCATAGTTATTCTCTCTGTATGTTTTTATTATCAGGAACTCAGTAAGGTTACATTCCCCAGTGTGCCCGTGGGCGGCTTTACGTCGAATAGTGGGCTTGGGTATATAACACCTCAGCCGAATAAAAATGAATCATTTTCCGTTTAAAACTGCATAAAAGCTGGCAAATGCCGAAAACTTCAGCTGATTGTTTTCTATTTGTGCGGTTTTCAGGCCGTGTCCCGTTAATATTTCACCCAATTCCAACTGTGATAAATCCAACTCAACATTGGTATCGCCTAAGTTGAATCCGACGAATATTTTGAGCTCTCCTAAGGTGCGGATAAAGGCCAAGATGGGCTCGTTGGTATCCACAAATTGGATATCGCCTTCAACCAACACTGGATGTAATTTACGCCAAGCAAGAAAACGTCGATAACCGTTAAGCATGGAATCTGCATCTGATTCTTGTACATCCACCGCTAACGCTTGATGCGCAGGGGCGATCGGCAACCAGGGTGAAACCTCACTAAAACCGCTAAAATCGGCGCCTTGCTGCCATGGCATTGGCGTACGGCAACCATCACGGCCTTTAAACATAGGCCAGAAGGTTTTGCCAAAGGGATCTTGCAACTCATGGTATTCAATCGGCGCTTCGGTTAAACCGAGTTCTTCACCTTGATAACTACACACACTACCGCGCAGTGAACTTAGCATGGCATTGAGCATTTTGACCATGTCTGAATTCTGTTTGCCCTGCCCCCAACGGCTCGCCACGCGCTGCACATCATGATTACCGATAGCCCAACAAGGCCACCCATCACCTATGCTCGCTTCTAATGCTTCTACGGTTTGGCGAATATAAGCGGCACTGTAATCGTCGGTTAATAGCTCAAAACTGTAGGCCATGTGCAGGCGATCTTCACCCTTAGTGTAAGCCGCCATCACAGCTAAAGAGTCTTCTGCAGACACTTCACCTAAGGTCACCGCACCAGGATAACGATTGATAAGCTTTCGTAAATCTTCGATAAACGCGATAGTTTGCGGACGGTCATTATTGTAGTAATGATATTGATAGGCGTAAGGGTTATCTTCACTGAAACCTCGGCCCTGACGTTTATCCTTAGGTTTTGCCGGATTGTCCCTGAGCTGTTCATCGTGATAACAGAAGGTAATTGCATCTAAGCGGAATCCATCAACGCCTTTTTTAAGCCAGAACTCGACATTATCCAGCACAGCTTGGCGCACGTCAGGGTTATGGAAGTTGATATCGGGCTGGCTACGCAGGAAATTATGTAAATAGTATTGTTGTCTGCGCGGTTCCCATTCCCAAGCGCAACCACCAAAAATCGCGAGCCAGTTGTTAGGTGCTGTGCCGTCTTCCTTAGGATCGGCCCACACGTACCAATCCGCTTTGGGATTCGTACGGCTCTCGCGGCTTTCAACAAACCACGCATGCTGATCAGAGGTATGACTTAATACTTGATCGATAATGACCTTAATGCCTAAGCCGTGGGCTTTTTCAATCAATTCATCGAAATCATGCATAGTGCCAAAAAGAGGGTCAACTTCACGGTAATCACTGATGTCGTAGCCAAAATCTGCCATAGGCGATTTAAAGAAAGGCGAAATCCAGATGGCATCGACATTGAGGCTCGCAATGTAGTCAAGCTTAGTGATAATGCCACGCAAATCACCAACGCCATCACCATTCGTATCTAAAAGGCTACGCGGATAAATTTGGTAAATCACCGCACCACGCCACCAAGTTAACTCACTCATTGTTGCCCCTTTATCGTTATTCTACAGCGATCTTCCCTAACACACTCACGCAAACAGTTATCGTTTTGTTACTGCAGAGTAAAGGTATCGCGGCTTATTTTGTGTCACCGAGCATACGTGAAGAGGGAAATAAGGTTCAATACACCTGCATACGTATGCAGAAGGCTGCACCATAAATCACATTGAGCATTAACTCACTTTATCATTTATTAACAGCTACTTAATTGCAAAGCAAAATCATTTTATTCCATGAGATTTCCCTCAATTAACGGCTATTCTTAACTCAACGAGGCATTGAATACGTATGCACTCTGTTGTTCCGCTAAGAAGCTCGGGAGTAGTATCTTCACCGTTGCATAACAATTTGGTCATAAACGCAGCACTTATGCAGTCAATTAAGCGCCCAGATACCAAAAAAAAAGGCCGCAAACATAACGCGGTGATAACGATAAAACGCTCTACAAAGCGATAAAGCGACTCCAAGGGGAAGAGAGATATGATGCGATTTAAACCCAGTTTGCTAACCTTAGCGCTCATTGCCGCAGGTGCGAGTATGCACTCCTATGCGGCAGATGAAGCGGCGACAGATAAGACAGCTAAAGATGAAAATATTGAAGTGATTCAAGTCACTGGTATTCGTCGTAGCTTGCAAGAATCCCAATCACTTAAGATGTCATCTTCTTCTATCGTTGAAGCCATTTCAGCGGAAGACATAGGTAAATTACCTGATGTCAGTATTGCAGAATCTCTAGCACGATTACCTGGCGTATCGGCACAACGACTCGATGGTCGTGCCAACGTGATTTCTATCCGCGGTATGGGCCCTGACTTCACTACCGCCACATTAAATGGTCGCGAACAAGCCTCTGTAAACGATAACCGCAGTGTGGAATTCGACCAATATCCATCTGAGTTATTAAATCGCGTTGTGGTTTACAAGACACCCGATGCCTCTGTGATGGCGCAAGCCATCGGCGGTACGGTTGATATGCAAACAATCAGTCCTTTAGCCCACGGTGAACAAACGATTGCCGTTTCGCTACGCGGCGAAATGAACGATTTAGGTTCATTAAACAGCGGCTCAAGTGACACAGGCTACCGCGGCAGCATCTCTTATATTGACCAATTCGCCGATGACACTATTGGTGTCGCCATTGGTTATGCTCGCATGATGTCACCTAACCAAGAAGAACGTTGGCAAGCTTGGGGTTACCCAGATTTATATAAGCACATTAATAATGGCCAAGAGTTTTATAACGCCAATGCCGATTATAATGGTGTACCTGGCGAAGCAGCTGGATTTAAAGGTTTAGGTGGAGCCAAGCCCTTCGTTCGCTCAAGTGAATTAGAACGTGATGGTGTGCTCGCCGTATTTGAATATGCACCAAATACCACTTTCCACTCAACCTTAGATATTTACTACTCAAAATTTACCGATGATCAACGCCTACGAGGCATTGAAATCCCTGGTGCATGGGGTACTAATGGTGGACTAGTTTCTCCTACAGTGAGTGATGGATTAATGACAGCTGGTGCCATTAATGGCGCTGAAGTCGTTATCCGTAACGACGTGAACAAACGTGATGCGGATTCTCTGTCTATTGGCTGGAATAACAAATTCAACATCAATGATAACTGGAATGTTGAAGCCGATATCTCCATGTCTAGAGCTAACCGTACTGACATAGGTATGGAAAGTTACTCAGGAACTGGCCGCGGTACAGGTGTGGGTGCTGTTGACGATTTAGGCTTTGCTTACAACGGTAAAGGCGGTTATGTATTTGACCATAACCTCGATTATTCTGATAAAAACCTGATCAAACTTGGCGATCCACTCGGTTGGGGTAGCCCGCTAGGCGCTAACACTCAAGACGGCTTTATCAACAAACCTGAAATTGAGGATGAGCTAAAATCCTTCCGTTTAAGCGCTGAATATGTGCTCGATGGCGGTGCCGTTCGTAGCGTTGAGTTTGGTGTGAATCGTACTAATCGCGATAAAACCAAATTAGATAAAGGTTATTACCTGACACTCAAAGGTTATGACGGTTCTGCCAATTACACTATGGCAGTACCAGATCAATACTTACTTGCACCAACGTCACTAGACTTCTTTGGCATGGGCAATGTATTAAGTTACGACTCGTTGGCTTTCTACAATGACGGTAACTATACAGAAACTGACGTCGCTGATGTGGATCTTTCCCGCGCTACTAACTCTTGGGCTGTACAGGAAAAAGTGACAACGGGCTATGTGATGGCCAACCTTGAATCAGAAGTGTTTGGTATTCCTTTGACTGGCAACGCAGGCTTACAAGCGGTTCATACCGATCAGTCCTCTGACGGTACAGTGGCAACGGTTGAAAATGGCTTAGTGGTGTTAACACCACGCACTGCGGGTGATTCCTATGTTGAATGGCTGCCAAGCGTTAACTTAAGTTTCGAAGTCGCCGATAGCCAAGTGGTTCGTTTAGCCGCAGCGCGCACGTTAACCCGTTCACGCATGGACAAAATGAATGCCAACCTAAACTACACTTATTCAGCTAACCCAAGTGGTGGCAACGTTAACTGGAGTGGTAACGCAGGTAATCCTGAGTTACGTCCATGGTTAGCCCGTCAATATGACTTAAGCTATGAAAACTATTTCAGCGACCAAGGTTATTTCTCGGTAGCAGTATTCTACAAAGATCTTGAAAACTTCGTTTACGATCAACATACAGACTTTGATTTCAGCACCCTATTCCCACAAGGGCCTACTGATAACCCGATTGGCGATGTCACCCAACCACAAAACGGTGAAGGTGGTTATGTTCAAGGTGTTGAAGCCTCTGTATCTGTCGACTTTGGTATGTTTGCCGATGTGTTAAGTGGCTTTGGTACTGTTATTAGTGGCTCGTATAACGACAGTGAAGTGAAGGAAACCCCGACCAGTAATCCAACAACCTTGCCAGGTCTGTCAGAAAAAACCTTAAACGCGACGATCTACTATGAAAACTCAGGCTTTGAAGCACGCATTAGCTCACGCTACCGCAGCGACTTCCTAGGTGAAGTAACAAAGATCAGCCTGCAACGCGAAAACGTGAACATCAAAGCGGAAACTGTGGTCGATGCACAAATCGGTTATGACTTTAGCGAAAGCGGTATCGAGTCTCTGTATGGTTTATCTGTCCAGTTCCAAGTGAACAACTTAACCAACGAGCCTTTCACCTCTTACACTAGCGATGATCAACGTTTAGTCCGTGATTACCAAAACTATGGCCGTAACTTTATGTTAGGCGCGAACTATAAGTTCTAATCCTGCACGGCTTAAAGCCTCTGTAACCTGTTACAGAGGCTTTTTTACTTTATCATTTCAAGCCACTAGGCTATTCATCTGCGTTAACTGATCACCACTAATTATAAAATAAAAGGCATATATCATGAATAAAATCAAAGATATCGTCATTGTCGGTGGCGGTTCTTCAGGTTGGATGACGGCGGCCATGTTGGCAAGATTGTTTAAATCAACACTGAATATCACCCTGATTGAATCTGAAGATATAGGCACAGTGGGCGTAGGTGAAGCCACCATTCCACCACTGCAAATATTCAATAACGTCCTTGGGATTTCCGAAGCCGATTTTATCAATGCCACCCAAGCAACGTTTAAATTGGGTATTCAATTCGAAAATTGGGGCAAACCAGATGAAGCCTATATGCATGCTTTTGGCAATGTAGGTAAAGATATAGGTTTTACTCAATTTCATCATTACTGGCTCAGCACCTCCCCAAAAGAGGTCAATTCATTTTGGGATTACTCGGTTAATTACCAAGCGGCAAAACACAATAAATTTCAAGTACTCCAGCAGATCCCAAACTCTCCCCTTGCAGGCTTAACTCATGCTTATCATTTCGATGCAGCGCTCTATGCCCAATTTTTACGACGTTTCAGTGAGCAACTCGGAGTAAAGCGTATCGAAGGCCAAATTACGGCGGTTGAACTCACGCCAAACGGCGATATTGAAAGTGTAACCTTAGGATCAGGACAAACCATAAAAGCCGATTTCTTTATAGATTGCTCGGGCTTTGCCGCGCTACTGATAAAAAAAGCGCTCAAGGTTGGCTTCGATAGCTACCAACACTTGCTCCCCTGCGACAGCGCATATGCCGTACCCTGCGAAAAAACGCCAGCAATAACGCCTTATACACGTTCTATCGCCCATGATGCGGGTTGGCAATGGCGGATCCCGCTGCAACACCGCACAGGCAATGGGTTAGTCTATTGCAGTCGCTATATCAGTGATGACGCTGCCAAACAGCTTTTACTCAGTAATTTAGATGGTAAGCCTTTGGCTGAACCTAAGAAAATCAATTTCACGACCGGACGACGAATCAAACAGTGGCATAAAAATTGTGTCGCCATCGGCCTTTCGAGTGGATTCTTAGAGCCTTTAGAATCCACCAGCTTGCATTTAGTCCAATCAGCGATTATTCGCTTGAGTAAACTCTTTCCACATCAAGGAATTGCACAAGCGAATGTCGATGAATTTAATCGCCAGTCCCAACTTGAATTTGAACAAATCCGCGATTTTATTATCTTGCACTATCATTTAAACCAAAGGGAAGATGCTCAGGAAAATGGGTTTTGGCATCAATGCAGAACCATGGTTCTGCCAGAGAGTTTACAGCAAAAAATCGCCCTATTTCGTGCCACAGGCACAGTGTTTAGACATCAAGATGAACTCTTTACCGAAGCCGCATGGATTCAAGTCATGTTGGGGCAAGGCATTAGGCCTCGGGATTTCAATCCATTAGCGGCAACCATTCAACCGCAAGCACTGAGTGAATTTCTGCTCAACATGCGCACCATTATTGATAATACCGTCACTAAGCTACCAACCCATGACCAGTATTTAGCGCACTTATCGACACATAAATAATAAATACGGCTTAAGAGTTACAACTGACGTTAAGAGTGTACTAACTCATCGATTTATAAATTGAACTTGCAGTTTAAATTTGAATCAACAAGGAAAGAATATGATATTAAACCTGCGGACTCTCACCACTTCCTTAGTGATTATGCTTAGCCTAGGCGCCTCTGCCAACACAGCGCAGGCAAGTTCAAGCAGTCTCTCTTTACCACTTCAAGGCACATCAAGCCAGCCTCAAGACCTGACACTTGAACCCGCTTTTTGGTGGGCGGGGATGCACAATCCTGAGTTACAGTTGATGCTGTATAGCCGCGAGCTGCCTAGCTTACCGCAGCAGCTTAAGGTTAATATCCAAGGGCACGGCATCACGCTAAAAAGCCTTGAACACACTGATAACCCTCACTATCTGTTTATCAATTTAGATCTGAGCCAAGCTGCGCCGCAAACCTTTGAGCTGGTGATTTCCAGCACTGACTCGGCTTCAAAAACCAACAAGCCTCTTTATCGCCTGCCCTATACGTTGCAAGCGCGTGCTGAGGGCAGCCGTGAGCGCCAAGGGTTTAGCAATAAGGATGTGATTTACCTTATCACCCCGGATAGATTCGCCAATGGCGACACCAGTAATGACAATCAGGCCGATATGCTAGAGCAAGTTGCGGCTAACTTTAATAGCAATCCTAGCAACCCCAATTATCCCGATGCTCGCCATGGCGGCGATATCGCAGGGATCAGCCAGCACTTAGCGTATCTGGCAAAGCTCGGGGTGACTCAGTTATGGCTCAATCCACTGCTTGAGAATAATCAAGCCCACTATTCATACCACGGGTACTCAATTACTAATTTATACCGCGTTGATCCCCGCTTTGGCAGCAACGAGGATTATAAAGCCTTAGTCGCTAAGGCAAACAAGCTTGGCCTTGGGGTGATTAAAGATGTTGTCGTGAATCATATCGGCTCTAATCATTGGTGGCTCAACGATTTACCTAGCCAAGACTGGCTCAATGACGCCACAAAAACGCAGCTACATAATCGCGAATCCAAGCCTGACTTGATTCAGTCTGCCGAAACTAAATCCAGTGCTATGAAATCCAGCGTTACCAGCCCCCGTTTCACCAGCCATAGGCGCACCACAGTGCAAGATCCCTACGCGGCAGCGCAAGATCATATTGATTTTGTCGACGGCTGGTTTACCGACACTATGCCGGATCTGAATCAAAGCAATCCCAAACTGGCAACCTATCTTATCCAAAACAGTATTTGGTGGGTCGAGTACGCAGGACTTTCAGGGATCCGCGAAGATACTTATTCCTACGCCGACAAAGGGTTTCTCGCTAAATGGTCTAAGGCCGTAATGACTGAGTACCCGAATTTTAATATTGTGGGCGAAGAATGGACCGCAAACCCCATCACAGTGTCCTATTGGCAAAAGGGCAAAATCAATGCCGATGGCTATACCTCAGATTTACCCAGTTTGATGGACTTCCCGCTATATGAAAAATTAATTGCCAGCCTTAATGAGCCAGAAACTTGGGACACAGGTTTTATCAAGCTTTACGAGATGTTAGCCAACGATGTTGTGTATGCCGACCCCAGTAAACTAGTGCTATTTGAAGGCAATCACGACACCAATCGTATCTTCAGTTTAGTGAAAGAAAATATAGACTTATACAAGATGGCACTCACCTATGTACTGACCGCCAAACGCATTCCGCAGCTGTTCTACGGTACAGAAGTGTTAATGACCAGCCCGACAGAAGGCCGTCACGATGGCGTTGTGCGCAGTGATTTCCCCGGCGGTTTTGCCAACAGTGCCACTAACGCCTTTACCGGCCAAGGACTGAGTGAACCCCAGCGACAAGCACAGCAATTTGTCCGTACCCTACTAAATTACCGTAAACAATCCCCTGCGCTACAATCGGGCGACTTACTGCACTTTGTGCCGCAAGATGGCGTCTATGTGCAATTTCGTTGCGCATTAAATGCGCCATTATCTGCTGAACAAAAAGCCGAGGCGCTTAAGTCACTAATACAAAACAACTCTCTAACTCAACACAATGCCTGCACTCAGCCCTCGGCCGATAAAGTCATGGTGATTTACAATAAGAATGACAAGGCAGTCACGCTAGATATAAAGCGCTTTGCCAGTGTACTTGGCGATAGCGGCGCCGCTACAGATATCATCAGTGGCAAAACAGTTTCACTCAATCAAGCGCTAGCATTGCCCCACGCAGGGGTCACTATCCTCGAGCTTAAGCCTAATTCTAAGACTAAATCTAAGTCTAAGACTAAGTCGCCGCTGAATGCTGGCTTGCCGAGCCGCCAAGATTCAATGCTCACTAGGAATCAAGCTAACGCTTTAACGCGCGCTCATACTAACAACACTGCTATCAACCTAGCCAAAAACTCAACTCAAAAAGGAACTCAGCCTTGAGCTTTTTATCGCCTATCGATTCCAGAGTGACTCAGAGCCAACAAGCGGCTAAATTTCCCATAATGGCTTTACTGTCCAAAGCAGCGAAAGCCCCGCAGCGCCGACAGTCGCGGCATTCATCACTCAATTTATGTCTACAGTCTTTGTTTAATGCCTCTTTATCTAGTGCAGCTTTATTAACTGCCTCGCTTTTTTGCTTATCGGCAAATGCATCGGCGCAGGCGCTTGATAATGAGTTACAGCCAAAGTCTGAGAGTGAGGTTATGACGCTAAAACCTGTGGTATATCAGATTTTTACTCGCCTTTATGGCAATAAAAATCCAACGAATAAACCTTGGGGAACAATTGCCGACAACGGTGTCGGCAAATTTAATGATATCGACGATGTTGCACTCAATAGCATCAAGGACCTAGGCGTCACCCATGTGTGGTACACGGGCGTTCCGCACCATGCCTTGATTGGTGATTACAGTGAGATTGGCGTAAGCGCGGATGATCCCGATGTGGTAAAAGGCCGCGCAGGATCACCCTACGCAGTCAAAGATTACTACAACGTCAACCCAGATCTGGCGGTCAATCCTGCCAACCGTTTAGCCGAGTTTGAAGCGCTGATTGCCCGTACCCATCAACACGGCTTAAAGGTGATTATCGATATCGTGCCAAACCATGTGGCACGCCATTATCAATCGGTCAGTAAACCCCAAGGCGTGCGCGATTTTGGCGAAGATGATGATACCAGTTTGGAGTACGCCAAAAACAACAACTTCTATTACGTCGTTGATAACAGTGTGAAGGGAACGAAAGGACAAGCGCATGCCTTTGAGGTGCCAAGCTTACCCGCAGAGCTTAAACCGCTGGGCGGAGAAACTCACCCCTTAAGTGACGGTAAATTCGACGAATTTCCCGCAAAGTGGACAGGCAATGGCTCACGCTTAGCCAAGCCCGATGCTAATGATTGGTACGAGACAGTTAAAATCAATTACGGCGTACGCCCCGATGGCACCTATGACTTCCCTCGCCTGCCAGCCAAATTCGCCACTTTTACTGAAGCGCAGCATTACACTTTCTGGCAACAACACTTAGCCGAGATCCCAAGCTCTTGGATTAAATTCAATCAGATTGCCCAATATTGGCTAACGAAAGGAGTCGATGGGTTTCGATACGATATGGCCGAAATGGTGCCAGTGGAGTTTTGGAGTTACCTCAACAGCCAGATAAAACACACTAATCCCGATGCCTTTATCTTGGCCGAGGTCTATAACCCTAAGTTATACCGAGATTATATCCAGCTTGGAAAAATGGATTATCTGTACGATAAGGTCGATCTTTACGACACCCTAAAAGCCGTGATGGCGGGTAAAACCAGCACAGCTAATATCGCGGCGGATCAGGCAAAAGTGCACGATGTTGAATCCCACATGCTGCACTTTTTAGAGAACCACGACGAGCAACGTATTGGTAATGCATCATTTTTAGCGTCGCTACAAACAAATAGACCAACGAATAGCTCCCTAGAAACCCAAGCCGTAAATCCAAACTATGCCCTGCCAGCCATGGTAGTGTCGGCAACGATAGGTACTTCACCGACGTTAGTGTATTTTGGCCAAGAAGTGGGAGAAGCCGCCATCGACAATCCAGGCTTTGGTCATGCATCACGCACCAGTATTTTTGACTATGTTGGTGTCCCCGCCCATCAGCGCTGGATGAACAATGGCAAGTTTGATGGTGGACAATCAACGGCGCAGGAAACATCGCTGCGGGCTTACTATCAAAAGCTATTGAATCTAAGCACAGGCAAAACTGCGCCTGCACTGTTAGGCCAATATTATTCACTCGATGCCGCGAATCGCAGCAAGAAGAATGCGACTCAAAGTCATATCATTGAAAGTAACAGCGCTCAAAGTATGAGTACTCAAAAGAGCACTGTAAACGAAACAGGCTATGACGACAGCACCTTCGCCTTCGCCCGCTTCGAGGTAATATCTCAGACCTCAAAGCAGACTCAAAAGTTGATTGTAGTCAGTAACTTCAGTCAGACCGAATCAAAAGCCTTACAGCTCAAGCTCCCCAAAGAGCTCATCCGTCAGTGGCAATTAAAGGACGGTGTATATCCGCTTAAGGATTTACTCGAAGATCATCAAACAAGCCAGCTACTGCTTGAACAAGGTGAAGGCAAGATAGTGCTCACACTAGCCCCGCTGTCGTCGGCGATTCTCTCGCTCACCATTGTAGCAGATGAGCGGAAAAGTGAGTCCGCGAGTAAGCAACTGAATGAGTAAGCGGCTAAATAAGTATACGGCTGAATAATAAAGGTCGAATGCGTTAGTTAAATGATGTGGCCTGCTTCAGCGAGATAACACGTTGCCAAATAAGACCCGCCATCTTAGGATGATGGGTCTTAATCTAATAAGAACATATACCAATCGTATAAAATATCTGTTCATTCAGCGTGAGTTCAACGCGCTTTAGACAAGGCGAAGGCTTGAAGGCATAGTGGTGCTCTGTCGAAAGCCTTAAACGCAGTATAAAGCGCGTTGCCATGCCGTTAACATCAGCCGCCCTTCGGGAGCCTCACAGGCATCCCACTCCCGTGTTGCATTGACTTAAAAGGGAATGACCATTTCTGCGTCAATGCGCCTTGGATTGAAATGCCTGTGAGGCTCTGAACTGATTAGATATTTAATGTGATTGTATTACTCTGCACAAAAGAATAAATACTTAGATGCACTGCTAAGACAATATCTCAAACGCGATATTAGGAAACCTATGTTACTCGGCATACACCACGCGGCAATTATTTGCAGCGACTATGAAAAATCCAAACATTTCTACGTGACGATTTTAGGGCTCAAGCCGCTGGCGGAACATTATCGAGCGCAGCGCAGCTCCTTTAAACTCGATCTACAGTTGCCGGATTTAAGTCAAATCGAGCTGTTCTCTTTTACCAAGCCGCCACAAAGACCGAGTTATCCCGAAGCTTGTGGGCTTAGGCATTTAGCCTTTAGGGTACAATCCATTGATGAAACCGTTGCACACTTGCAGTCACATAATATTGAAGTGGAAGCCATTCGTATCGATGAATACACAGGTAAACAATTCACCTTTTTCAGCGATCCTGACGGTTTACCCCTAGAGCTTTACCAAGTGTAAAATCACAATCGGAACTCAAACGAGCTGCAAATATAAAAACGTGTTTAACGCTGCTATGAGGTCAAAATCCGAAGTCACTGTATCAATTGTCAATATAAGTAGCAGTTCGAGAGCCAATTACAAGTAGCAGTTCAAGTCACAGTGTGAAGTCTCAATATGAAGAAAGCTTAATCGCCGAAAGTCTGCTTTAGGATTA of the Shewanella baltica genome contains:
- a CDS encoding alpha-amylase family protein, giving the protein MSFLSPIDSRVTQSQQAAKFPIMALLSKAAKAPQRRQSRHSSLNLCLQSLFNASLSSAALLTASLFCLSANASAQALDNELQPKSESEVMTLKPVVYQIFTRLYGNKNPTNKPWGTIADNGVGKFNDIDDVALNSIKDLGVTHVWYTGVPHHALIGDYSEIGVSADDPDVVKGRAGSPYAVKDYYNVNPDLAVNPANRLAEFEALIARTHQHGLKVIIDIVPNHVARHYQSVSKPQGVRDFGEDDDTSLEYAKNNNFYYVVDNSVKGTKGQAHAFEVPSLPAELKPLGGETHPLSDGKFDEFPAKWTGNGSRLAKPDANDWYETVKINYGVRPDGTYDFPRLPAKFATFTEAQHYTFWQQHLAEIPSSWIKFNQIAQYWLTKGVDGFRYDMAEMVPVEFWSYLNSQIKHTNPDAFILAEVYNPKLYRDYIQLGKMDYLYDKVDLYDTLKAVMAGKTSTANIAADQAKVHDVESHMLHFLENHDEQRIGNASFLASLQTNRPTNSSLETQAVNPNYALPAMVVSATIGTSPTLVYFGQEVGEAAIDNPGFGHASRTSIFDYVGVPAHQRWMNNGKFDGGQSTAQETSLRAYYQKLLNLSTGKTAPALLGQYYSLDAANRSKKNATQSHIIESNSAQSMSTQKSTVNETGYDDSTFAFARFEVISQTSKQTQKLIVVSNFSQTESKALQLKLPKELIRQWQLKDGVYPLKDLLEDHQTSQLLLEQGEGKIVLTLAPLSSAILSLTIVADERKSESASKQLNE
- the gloA2 gene encoding SMU1112c/YaeR family gloxylase I-like metalloprotein, with product MLLGIHHAAIICSDYEKSKHFYVTILGLKPLAEHYRAQRSSFKLDLQLPDLSQIELFSFTKPPQRPSYPEACGLRHLAFRVQSIDETVAHLQSHNIEVEAIRIDEYTGKQFTFFSDPDGLPLELYQV
- a CDS encoding glycoside hydrolase family 13 protein, which produces MILNLRTLTTSLVIMLSLGASANTAQASSSSLSLPLQGTSSQPQDLTLEPAFWWAGMHNPELQLMLYSRELPSLPQQLKVNIQGHGITLKSLEHTDNPHYLFINLDLSQAAPQTFELVISSTDSASKTNKPLYRLPYTLQARAEGSRERQGFSNKDVIYLITPDRFANGDTSNDNQADMLEQVAANFNSNPSNPNYPDARHGGDIAGISQHLAYLAKLGVTQLWLNPLLENNQAHYSYHGYSITNLYRVDPRFGSNEDYKALVAKANKLGLGVIKDVVVNHIGSNHWWLNDLPSQDWLNDATKTQLHNRESKPDLIQSAETKSSAMKSSVTSPRFTSHRRTTVQDPYAAAQDHIDFVDGWFTDTMPDLNQSNPKLATYLIQNSIWWVEYAGLSGIREDTYSYADKGFLAKWSKAVMTEYPNFNIVGEEWTANPITVSYWQKGKINADGYTSDLPSLMDFPLYEKLIASLNEPETWDTGFIKLYEMLANDVVYADPSKLVLFEGNHDTNRIFSLVKENIDLYKMALTYVLTAKRIPQLFYGTEVLMTSPTEGRHDGVVRSDFPGGFANSATNAFTGQGLSEPQRQAQQFVRTLLNYRKQSPALQSGDLLHFVPQDGVYVQFRCALNAPLSAEQKAEALKSLIQNNSLTQHNACTQPSADKVMVIYNKNDKAVTLDIKRFASVLGDSGAATDIISGKTVSLNQALALPHAGVTILELKPNSKTKSKSKTKSPLNAGLPSRQDSMLTRNQANALTRAHTNNTAINLAKNSTQKGTQP